One window from the genome of Lynx canadensis isolate LIC74 chromosome E3, mLynCan4.pri.v2, whole genome shotgun sequence encodes:
- the CE3H16orf90 gene encoding uncharacterized protein C16orf90 homolog — protein MRKREGAGPGASGDAEGFRSRLGAASVQHLPRDCVLPSWLPRPASHHPPALPSADAVSWARGHPSHPDTPPNIYEGGLGAQQQCPGAQGSKPKNFRLRHLRGLGLYLPSHMQPAGQGESHWLGQLMARGCLPPPEGMAWPLDLPHGTLGPGDSHRSVLLETQVPGDSLENPASSSSVDPAKGAASQPGPPEGLGLRPKRSWGASEESTCPLCKRTRSGALERP, from the exons ATGCGCAAGCGAGAGGGCGCTGGGCCGGGTGCGTCCGGCGACGCCGAGGGATTCCGGTCGCGGCTAGGGGCTGCGAGTGTGCAGCATTTGC CACGTGACTGTGTTCTCCCCTCGTGGCTGCCGCGGCCTGCGAGCCACCACCctcctgctcttccctctgcaGATGCAGTGAGCTGGGCCCGAGGACATCCCAGCCACCCCGACACGCCACCCAACATCTACgaggggggcctgggggcccagCAGCAGTGCCCCGGTGCCCAGGGAAGCAAGCCCAAGAACTTCCGGCTGCGCCACCTCCGGGGCCTGGGTCTCTACCTGCCGAGCCACATGCAGCCCGCCGGCCAGGGTGAGAGCCACTGGCTGGGCCAGCTCATGGCCAGGGGCTGCCTCCCACCGCCCGAGGGTATGGCCTGGCCCCTAGACCTGCCACACGGGACTTTGGGCCCAGGGGACAGCCACCGCTCAGTTCTTCTGGAAACTCAAGTGCCCGGGGACAGCCTGGAAAATCCag CTTCCAGTTCCAGCGTGGACCCGGCCAAGGGTGCCGCCTCCCAGCCTGGTCCGCCAGAAGGCTTGGGGCTCAGGCCGAAGAGGTCCTGGGGGGCCTCAGAGGAGTCCACATGTCCCTTGTGCAAGAGAACCCGCTCTGGGGCTCTGGAGAGACCATAG